In Laspinema palackyanum D2c, a genomic segment contains:
- a CDS encoding chlororespiratory reduction protein 7, with protein sequence MPNSLMYQDPTHFVLLESNQPEQLLTAEELLSKLKVILGDRQDNLPRDLQKFPTIDAQAQYLLETSCEFDLGPGEYFQWYVVRLEK encoded by the coding sequence ATGCCTAACTCCTTAATGTATCAAGACCCCACTCATTTTGTCCTCCTCGAATCCAATCAACCGGAACAATTACTGACCGCTGAGGAATTGCTCTCCAAGCTCAAAGTGATTTTAGGCGATCGCCAGGATAATTTGCCTCGGGATTTACAAAAGTTTCCGACTATCGATGCCCAAGCTCAATATCTTTTGGAAACCAGTTGCGAATTTGATTTAGGTCCAGGAGAATATTTTCAATGGTATGTAGTTCGACTCGAAAAATAA
- the ppk1 gene encoding polyphosphate kinase 1, translating to MTTTKKPQETTPEINLKDQQYYFNRELSWVEFNYRVLQEAFDPRTPLLERLKFLAIFSANLDEYFMVRIAGLKQQVEAGVSSRTPDGRTPQQQLDAVGDRLHPMVAEQHRHFEKLLRPQLIAYGIQILDYMDLNQEQRTYLQQYFEEEIFPVLTPLAVDPGHPFPYISNRSLNLAVVIKDPETEEEFFARVKVPKVLPRFVPIPEAPRDASSSHGEGPGKTWTFTPLEQVIAHNLEFLFPGMNILEYHPFRVTRNADIALEEDEADDLLLAIEQEIRKRRVGGSVVRMEVQSDIPSAVREMLREELGLVPHEVYEVEGLLGLVDLMGLMDLPLPELKYPVWNPVTPASFRRLGELPSELNLEDMEETEDLFALIRSRDLLIHHPYHSFSATVQRFITQAAYDPAVLAIKMTLYRTSGDSPIVNALIAAAENGKQVAALVELKARFDEENNISWARKLEKVGVHVVYGLVGLKTHTKVGMVVRREADGIRRYAHIGTGNYNPKTARLYTDLGLITCREDIGADLTDLFNYLTGYSRQRSYRSLLVAPVNMRERMTALVQREIDNAKQGKAGRIVLKMNALVDPKMIIKLYEASRAGVQIDLIVRGICCLRPGVANVSENIRVLSIVGRFLEHSRIFYFYNGGAEEVYIGSADWMPRNLNRRVEAITPVEDPDLAKDLQEILGIMLADNRQAWELQPDGSYLQRRGKNEAIAQSSQNILMEMALQQG from the coding sequence ATGACAACGACAAAGAAACCCCAAGAAACAACCCCGGAAATTAACTTAAAAGATCAGCAATACTACTTCAACCGAGAATTAAGTTGGGTTGAATTTAATTACCGAGTTTTACAGGAAGCCTTTGACCCGCGAACTCCGTTGTTAGAACGGCTGAAATTTTTAGCAATTTTCAGTGCGAACTTAGATGAATATTTCATGGTGCGAATTGCCGGACTGAAACAGCAGGTGGAAGCGGGAGTGTCTTCCCGGACTCCTGATGGACGCACCCCCCAACAACAATTGGATGCAGTGGGCGATCGCCTGCATCCAATGGTTGCCGAACAACATCGCCATTTTGAAAAACTCCTGCGTCCCCAACTGATTGCTTATGGCATCCAGATCCTCGATTATATGGATCTCAACCAAGAACAGCGGACCTATCTGCAACAGTATTTTGAAGAAGAAATTTTCCCCGTTCTCACCCCCTTAGCCGTCGATCCGGGACATCCCTTTCCCTACATTTCTAACCGCAGTTTGAATCTGGCGGTGGTGATTAAAGATCCAGAAACAGAGGAAGAATTTTTTGCCCGGGTGAAAGTCCCCAAAGTTTTACCCCGATTTGTGCCGATTCCTGAAGCACCCCGAGACGCCAGCAGCAGTCACGGGGAAGGACCCGGAAAAACCTGGACTTTTACACCCTTAGAACAGGTGATTGCCCATAATTTAGAGTTTCTCTTTCCGGGGATGAATATTTTGGAATATCATCCGTTTCGCGTGACTCGTAATGCGGATATTGCCCTAGAAGAAGATGAAGCGGATGATTTACTCCTGGCGATCGAACAAGAAATTCGCAAGCGACGAGTCGGCGGTTCCGTGGTGCGAATGGAAGTGCAATCGGATATTCCCTCAGCCGTCCGTGAAATGCTGCGGGAAGAATTGGGTTTAGTTCCTCATGAAGTGTATGAAGTGGAGGGATTGCTGGGGTTAGTAGACTTAATGGGGTTGATGGATTTACCTCTTCCCGAACTTAAATATCCAGTGTGGAATCCAGTGACTCCCGCCTCTTTCCGTCGCCTGGGAGAACTGCCCTCAGAACTGAATCTGGAGGATATGGAAGAGACAGAGGATCTATTTGCTTTGATCCGATCGCGGGATTTGCTCATCCATCATCCCTATCATTCCTTTAGCGCAACAGTCCAGCGATTTATTACCCAGGCGGCATACGATCCAGCGGTATTAGCGATTAAAATGACCCTCTACCGAACCTCGGGGGATTCGCCCATTGTGAATGCCTTAATTGCAGCAGCAGAAAATGGCAAACAGGTGGCGGCATTGGTGGAACTGAAAGCGCGCTTTGATGAGGAAAATAATATCTCTTGGGCGCGGAAGTTAGAAAAAGTGGGCGTTCATGTCGTCTATGGGTTAGTAGGACTGAAAACCCATACGAAAGTCGGGATGGTGGTGCGTCGGGAAGCCGATGGTATCCGGCGCTATGCTCATATTGGGACAGGGAATTATAATCCCAAGACGGCCCGACTTTATACGGATTTGGGGTTAATTACCTGCCGGGAAGATATCGGGGCAGATTTAACGGATTTGTTTAATTATTTGACTGGGTATTCCCGCCAGCGGTCCTATCGCAGTTTGTTAGTTGCGCCGGTGAACATGAGGGAACGGATGACCGCCTTAGTCCAGCGGGAAATTGACAATGCCAAACAGGGAAAAGCGGGGCGAATTGTGTTAAAAATGAATGCCTTGGTAGACCCGAAAATGATTATTAAGCTCTATGAAGCATCGAGGGCAGGGGTGCAAATTGATTTAATTGTGCGGGGGATTTGCTGTTTGCGTCCGGGGGTGGCGAATGTGAGTGAAAATATCCGGGTGTTGAGTATTGTGGGGCGGTTTTTAGAGCATTCCCGGATTTTTTATTTTTATAATGGTGGGGCGGAAGAGGTGTATATTGGCAGTGCGGATTGGATGCCTCGGAACCTGAATCGACGGGTGGAGGCGATAACCCCGGTAGAAGACCCAGATTTGGCGAAAGACCTCCAGGAAATTCTGGGGATTATGTTAGCGGATAATCGCCAAGCGTGGGAGTTGCAACCGGATGGGAGTTATCTGCAACGGAGGGGAAAGAATGAGGCGATCGCCCAAAGTTCGCAGAATATTTTGATGGAGATGGCCCTGCAACAAGGGTGA
- a CDS encoding DUF2854 domain-containing protein, producing MLAKLSLGTLGLSLGSLITVVGFYAYFNDYATLNLAGFFYGIPLLLGGLALKAAELKPVPFTHPTSPDILELREKQATQIQNQIRKDVRRYRYGQDAHLDDSLERFGLNPSDEARPVLVGIREENVEGCYALILEFDSPQFPLEIWQQKQEKIEKFFGPGISVEFKDTGNNRLDVALITTP from the coding sequence ATGTTAGCTAAACTTTCATTGGGAACCTTAGGTTTATCCCTGGGCAGTCTGATCACCGTAGTTGGCTTTTATGCTTACTTTAATGACTACGCTACCTTAAATCTGGCCGGATTCTTTTATGGCATTCCCCTGTTACTCGGTGGATTGGCCCTGAAAGCGGCAGAACTCAAGCCGGTCCCCTTCACTCACCCCACCTCCCCGGATATCTTAGAACTGCGAGAAAAACAAGCCACTCAAATCCAAAATCAAATTCGCAAAGATGTCAGGCGCTATCGCTATGGTCAAGATGCTCATCTGGATGATTCCCTGGAACGCTTTGGTCTAAATCCCTCCGATGAAGCCCGACCCGTTCTCGTGGGGATTCGAGAAGAGAATGTAGAGGGGTGCTATGCTTTAATTTTAGAATTTGATTCCCCACAATTCCCCTTGGAAATTTGGCAGCAAAAGCAAGAAAAAATCGAAAAATTTTTTGGTCCAGGTATCTCAGTTGAATTCAAAGATACTGGAAACAATCGCCTTGATGTGGCGCTAATTACTACCCCTTGA
- a CDS encoding diflavin flavoprotein, with protein MIETTTKQRDVQVVLIAEETRVMRSRTWDRLKFEVEYSLAKGTTANSFLIQGDKIALIDPPGESFTKNYLESLKSRIDLSQIDYVILGHFNANRGETIKALLNLAPQVQFVCTNPGAIALRQFLETEDLNILVIRGEDTLDLGQGHQLQFIATPTPKWPDELLTYDPKTKILFTDKFFGAHVCGDQIFDEGWAIYSEDRRFYYDCLHAPQAKQVISALDKIAELPEVKLYATGHGPLVLYGKKELTELYRSWSNLQKSQDLTVALVYASAYGNTAIVGQAIARGLTKAGIAVEFLNCEQAEPSEIQAAVEKCDGFIIGSPTLGGHAPTQIQTALGIILKTASTSKLAGVFGSFGWSGEAIDLLESKLTDAGYQFGFDPIRVKFKPTDVTLQACEESALDFAQNLKRSQKRRTAKSSLNTGVTSDRTAQAVGRIVGSLCVVSAKRGDVISGMLASWVSQGSFNPPGLTVAVAKDRALESLTHTGDKFVLNILAEGKQLRKHFMKRFAPGEDRFVGLETIEAANGCPILKDGLAYLECVVQNRMECGDHWVVYATVENGKVLDTEGVTAVHYRKTGSFY; from the coding sequence ATGATAGAAACAACGACTAAACAACGTGATGTTCAGGTGGTCCTGATTGCCGAAGAAACCCGAGTGATGCGATCGCGCACTTGGGACCGCCTGAAATTTGAGGTGGAATATTCCCTAGCTAAAGGAACCACCGCCAACTCATTTTTAATTCAAGGGGATAAAATTGCCCTGATCGACCCACCCGGGGAATCCTTTACTAAAAATTATTTAGAGTCGCTGAAGTCCCGAATTGACCTTTCCCAGATTGATTATGTCATTCTGGGACATTTTAATGCCAATCGCGGGGAGACGATTAAAGCGCTATTGAATCTTGCGCCGCAAGTGCAATTTGTTTGTACCAATCCCGGGGCGATCGCCTTACGCCAATTCTTGGAAACCGAAGACTTAAATATTTTGGTTATCCGAGGGGAAGATACCTTAGATTTAGGTCAGGGACATCAGTTACAATTCATTGCCACTCCGACTCCCAAATGGCCGGATGAATTGTTAACTTACGACCCCAAAACTAAAATTCTGTTCACCGATAAATTCTTTGGGGCTCATGTTTGCGGAGACCAAATTTTTGATGAAGGTTGGGCCATTTATAGTGAAGACCGACGGTTTTACTATGATTGCTTACACGCACCCCAGGCGAAACAGGTGATCTCGGCGTTGGATAAAATAGCTGAATTACCCGAGGTAAAATTGTATGCCACGGGTCATGGACCGTTAGTTTTGTATGGCAAAAAAGAACTGACGGAATTGTATCGGTCCTGGAGTAATTTGCAGAAGTCTCAGGATTTGACTGTGGCTTTAGTTTATGCTTCAGCTTATGGGAATACCGCCATCGTGGGACAGGCGATCGCCCGAGGGTTAACTAAAGCGGGAATAGCAGTAGAATTTCTGAATTGTGAACAAGCCGAACCCTCGGAAATTCAGGCGGCTGTGGAAAAATGCGATGGATTTATTATCGGGTCTCCCACCTTGGGAGGTCATGCACCGACCCAAATTCAAACCGCTTTGGGGATTATTTTGAAAACCGCCTCTACCAGTAAATTGGCCGGAGTATTTGGGTCATTTGGGTGGAGTGGAGAAGCGATCGACCTGTTGGAAAGTAAGTTAACCGATGCGGGATATCAGTTTGGCTTTGACCCGATTCGGGTGAAGTTTAAACCCACCGATGTGACCTTGCAAGCTTGTGAAGAATCTGCCCTGGATTTCGCCCAAAATTTGAAGCGATCGCAGAAACGACGGACGGCTAAATCTTCCTTAAATACAGGAGTAACCAGCGATCGCACTGCCCAAGCCGTCGGTCGAATTGTTGGGTCTTTATGCGTTGTTTCCGCCAAACGCGGGGATGTGATTAGCGGAATGTTAGCCTCCTGGGTTTCCCAAGGCTCATTTAATCCTCCCGGTTTAACCGTTGCCGTCGCCAAAGACCGGGCATTGGAATCCCTCACCCATACCGGGGATAAATTTGTGCTAAATATTTTAGCAGAAGGGAAACAATTACGCAAGCATTTCATGAAGCGATTTGCTCCCGGGGAAGACCGATTTGTGGGGTTAGAAACCATTGAGGCCGCGAACGGTTGTCCAATTTTAAAAGATGGACTCGCTTATCTGGAATGTGTGGTGCAAAACCGCATGGAATGTGGAGATCATTGGGTGGTGTATGCCACGGTGGAAAATGGCAAAGTGCTGGATACCGAAGGGGTAACGGCTGTTCATTATCGCAAAACTGGGAGTTTTTATTAA
- a CDS encoding superoxide dismutase → MTYELPPLPFDYTALEPHVSKSTLEFHHDKHHAAYVNNYNNMVKGTDMESKSIEEVIKATYNDASKAGIFNNAAQAWNHTFYWNCIKPSGGGQPSGELADKIASDFGSFDKFKEEFKAAAATQFGSGWAWLVLDKSTLKVVKTSNAENPVAMGLTPLLTIDVWEHAYYLDYQNKRPDYIETFISSLINWDFVAEQMKKAA, encoded by the coding sequence ATGACTTACGAACTTCCCCCCTTGCCGTTTGACTACACTGCCCTTGAGCCCCATGTGTCCAAGAGCACCCTGGAGTTCCACCACGACAAACACCATGCGGCCTACGTCAACAACTACAACAACATGGTGAAAGGCACCGACATGGAGAGCAAATCCATTGAAGAGGTGATCAAAGCCACCTACAATGACGCCTCTAAAGCCGGAATCTTCAACAATGCGGCCCAAGCTTGGAACCACACCTTCTACTGGAACTGCATCAAACCCAGTGGCGGTGGTCAACCCAGTGGAGAACTCGCCGACAAGATTGCTTCGGACTTTGGCAGTTTTGATAAATTTAAAGAAGAATTCAAAGCAGCAGCAGCCACCCAGTTTGGTAGCGGTTGGGCCTGGTTAGTGTTGGATAAAAGCACCCTGAAAGTGGTCAAAACCAGCAATGCCGAAAATCCTGTGGCAATGGGACTGACTCCCCTGTTGACCATTGATGTTTGGGAACACGCCTATTACCTGGACTACCAAAACAAGCGTCCTGATTACATTGAAACCTTCATCAGCAGCTTAATCAACTGGGATTTTGTCGCCGAACAAATGAAAAAAGCCGCTTAA